A single genomic interval of Mucilaginibacter boryungensis harbors:
- a CDS encoding YtxH domain-containing protein: MKNLFKQKNNNVLITSIVIGSVAAAAVTYLLLTESGATVRDQLAKQVDRLRDLITGAEKEPEETAVDYMHKKPKAPKTDREALLKHEIIGAPHEEGEGDNQ; this comes from the coding sequence ATGAAAAATCTATTTAAACAGAAAAATAACAACGTATTAATAACTTCAATAGTTATTGGGTCGGTGGCTGCCGCGGCGGTTACTTATTTGTTGCTTACCGAAAGCGGTGCTACCGTGCGTGACCAACTGGCTAAACAAGTCGACCGCCTGCGCGACCTGATCACCGGCGCCGAGAAAGAACCAGAGGAGACTGCAGTCGATTACATGCACAAAAAACCTAAAGCGCCGAAGACTGACCGTGAGGCTTTGTTGAAGCATGAAATTATTGGGGCCCCGCACGAGGAAGGGGAGGGCGACAACCAATAA
- a CDS encoding TonB-dependent receptor — protein sequence MKHNIYSLKIGLLLIMLTTCKLTIAQSGKISGTVKTTDGKPAPMVTVSISELNKATLTNENGTYIFPNIKTGSYILKITYIGTKGGEKQINVTQGQTTIADFALIETSADLAEVRITSGRSLNNRPVSIGKSGIRPLDLPQSTGVVNSQVIADQQVDHLSDAVRNVSGVTLTQTRGGSSETFSSRGYSIGIGGGAGSIFKNGVLVNTAGFPEASTLESVEVLKGSSALLYGNVSGGVIINMVTKKPKFENGGEVSMRYGSNQEYKPAIDVYGPVNGNLAYRAIATYENDGSYRNGVKTERTYVNPSLLYNLGKSTTMILEGDFLKADLTPDWGIGSINNGQAIPTMIPRSQFINTNWAYSHMNQYTGTLTINHNFNDVWKLNFISSAQGTNIDSYGTSLPNTVNAAGDWNRSLARANTHEGDYTTQINLTGKFSTGSIGHQVLFGTDAAKVINLSNAYTINGVAIGSYAYDKINTIDLGKYAQRNDVPDATVATLTTAPVYRLGTYVQDLISLSSKFKILAGLRWSTQHTSQTRIDSVQKGKSIVGAAGTRNDQAFSPKASLVYQPTTNTSIYAGYANNFIVNSGTDLATGQGLKPSVIDQYEAGIKNEFFNGKLSANLSIYRIVNDNLAVVSPYKADGVTANTDNTVKTFSGQTTSDGLEVDITGSPNKNFYFIAGYAYNFARYTKTSGLKGSNIEGEQLVINPRNTANASLFYTFSNRRLRGVKVGASAFYTGSRMAGYNNTVGQTQAYSRLLPVGGFVTFDLSAGYTYKNVSILGALTNVGNTLNYLIHDNYSITPIAPRQFRTTLAYKF from the coding sequence ATGAAACATAATATTTACTCACTCAAGATCGGCCTGTTGCTTATAATGCTAACAACCTGTAAACTGACAATAGCCCAAAGTGGTAAGATATCGGGTACGGTTAAAACTACCGACGGTAAACCAGCACCGATGGTAACTGTCAGCATATCAGAATTAAACAAAGCAACGTTAACTAACGAAAACGGCACCTACATTTTCCCCAATATTAAAACCGGTAGCTATATCCTTAAAATTACCTACATAGGTACTAAAGGGGGCGAAAAACAGATAAACGTAACTCAAGGTCAAACTACAATAGCAGATTTTGCGCTGATAGAAACATCAGCAGACCTGGCCGAGGTACGCATTACATCGGGCCGCAGCCTTAACAACCGGCCTGTTAGCATCGGTAAATCAGGCATTCGTCCGCTGGACTTACCGCAGAGTACCGGTGTAGTAAACAGCCAGGTAATTGCCGATCAGCAGGTTGACCATTTAAGCGATGCCGTACGCAACGTAAGTGGTGTAACCCTTACCCAAACACGTGGCGGCAGCAGCGAAACTTTCAGCTCGCGCGGTTACAGCATTGGTATTGGCGGCGGCGCAGGCAGCATATTTAAAAACGGGGTATTAGTAAATACCGCCGGTTTCCCCGAAGCCAGCACACTGGAATCGGTAGAAGTATTGAAAGGAAGCTCGGCCTTATTATACGGCAACGTATCGGGCGGTGTCATCATTAATATGGTAACTAAAAAACCAAAATTTGAGAACGGCGGCGAGGTGAGCATGCGCTATGGCAGCAACCAGGAATACAAACCTGCCATTGATGTTTACGGCCCGGTAAACGGCAATTTGGCCTACCGCGCTATTGCCACTTACGAGAATGATGGCAGTTACCGCAACGGCGTTAAAACCGAACGTACTTATGTAAACCCATCTTTATTATATAACCTGGGCAAAAGCACTACCATGATACTGGAAGGCGATTTCCTTAAAGCCGACCTAACACCCGATTGGGGTATCGGTTCGATAAATAACGGGCAAGCCATACCTACCATGATCCCCCGCTCGCAATTTATTAATACCAATTGGGCCTATAGCCACATGAACCAGTATACCGGTACATTAACTATAAACCATAATTTTAACGATGTATGGAAACTGAATTTTATATCATCGGCACAAGGCACTAATATTGATAGCTACGGCACCAGCCTGCCCAACACGGTAAATGCAGCCGGCGACTGGAACCGCAGCCTGGCCCGCGCCAATACCCACGAGGGTGATTACACTACACAAATAAACCTGACCGGCAAATTTAGCACCGGCAGCATAGGTCACCAAGTATTATTTGGTACCGACGCGGCCAAAGTGATAAACCTGAGCAATGCTTACACTATTAACGGTGTGGCTATTGGCAGCTATGCTTACGATAAAATTAATACCATCGACCTTGGCAAATACGCGCAACGCAACGATGTACCTGATGCTACCGTAGCTACCCTGACCACCGCGCCTGTATACCGTTTGGGTACTTACGTACAGGATTTGATTAGTCTGAGCAGCAAGTTTAAAATACTGGCAGGCCTGCGCTGGTCTACACAGCATACCAGCCAAACACGGATAGACTCGGTACAGAAGGGTAAAAGCATCGTTGGGGCAGCCGGTACTCGTAACGACCAAGCTTTTTCGCCAAAAGCATCGTTGGTCTATCAGCCTACAACCAACACCTCAATTTATGCCGGTTACGCTAATAACTTTATCGTAAACAGCGGTACCGACCTTGCGACCGGTCAGGGCCTGAAACCATCGGTAATTGACCAGTATGAGGCAGGTATTAAAAACGAATTCTTTAATGGGAAGCTATCCGCCAACCTTAGCATTTACCGCATTGTGAATGATAACCTGGCGGTAGTATCACCTTACAAAGCTGATGGCGTGACTGCCAATACTGACAACACCGTTAAAACATTTAGCGGCCAAACCACCAGCGACGGCTTAGAGGTTGACATTACCGGCAGCCCCAATAAAAACTTTTATTTTATTGCCGGTTATGCCTACAATTTTGCCCGCTATACCAAAACATCAGGCCTGAAAGGATCGAACATTGAGGGCGAGCAATTAGTTATCAATCCGCGTAATACGGCTAATGCCAGCTTGTTCTATACGTTTAGCAACCGCCGCCTGCGTGGCGTAAAAGTTGGCGCATCGGCATTTTACACCGGCAGCCGTATGGCTGGTTATAATAATACCGTGGGACAAACCCAGGCCTACAGTCGCTTACTGCCGGTAGGTGGTTTCGTTACGTTCGATCTATCAGCCGGGTATACCTACAAAAATGTATCTATCCTGGGCGCGCTAACCAATGTAGGCAACACCCTGAACTACCTGATACACGACAATTACAGTATTACTCCAATAGCCCCGCGCCAGTTCCGCACTACACTGGCTTATAAATTTTAA
- a CDS encoding ammonium transporter, producing MKKIIPFSILVIVVVLAFMFPGASGAPKPAEIDKADTAWLLISTALVLLMTPGLAFFYGGMVRKKNVISTMLQSFVCMGLITIIWVVFGFSMAFGEDVDGMGIIGSPKSFFMMQNTLGVAWGTIPVILFAMFQLKFAVITPALITGAFAERIRFNSYLIFITLFIIIIYIPLAHATWHPQGYFFKLGVLDFAGGTVVHMSAGWAALASALYLKKRTGAEEAHAPARISYVILGTGLLWFGWFGFNAGSALGANELASTALATTTTASAAAAMSWVFFDILRGKKPSALGACIGAVVGLVAVTPAAGFITVSSSLIVGIVSAVVSNLVVIWRSKTNIDDTLDVFPCHGVGGMMGMLLTGILATKSVNSAGAEGLFYGETTLFVKHLIALVVVSAFAFLGSMLLLKITDLISPLRVTPEEEVIGLDISQHDEEL from the coding sequence ATGAAAAAAATTATACCCTTTAGCATACTTGTCATTGTAGTTGTGCTGGCATTTATGTTCCCCGGAGCTTCAGGAGCACCTAAACCTGCTGAAATTGACAAAGCCGATACCGCCTGGCTTTTGATCTCGACCGCACTTGTATTATTAATGACACCCGGCCTGGCTTTTTTTTACGGTGGCATGGTGCGTAAAAAAAATGTTATTTCAACCATGCTGCAAAGCTTTGTTTGCATGGGCCTGATTACTATTATATGGGTAGTATTTGGTTTTAGCATGGCCTTTGGCGAAGATGTGGACGGAATGGGGATTATCGGTAGTCCAAAATCCTTCTTCATGATGCAAAATACATTAGGCGTAGCCTGGGGCACTATCCCGGTTATCCTGTTTGCTATGTTCCAGTTAAAATTCGCAGTAATTACGCCGGCGCTTATTACAGGCGCTTTTGCCGAGCGTATCCGCTTCAATTCATATTTAATTTTTATTACCCTGTTCATTATTATTATTTACATACCATTAGCCCACGCTACGTGGCACCCGCAAGGCTATTTCTTTAAACTGGGTGTCCTCGATTTTGCAGGCGGCACGGTTGTACACATGTCGGCAGGTTGGGCGGCTTTAGCCTCGGCCCTGTATCTTAAAAAACGAACAGGCGCCGAAGAAGCACATGCACCGGCCCGTATCAGCTATGTAATTTTGGGTACAGGCTTACTTTGGTTTGGCTGGTTTGGGTTTAACGCCGGTTCGGCTTTGGGCGCTAATGAATTAGCATCAACTGCATTAGCCACCACCACTACTGCTTCGGCTGCGGCAGCCATGTCGTGGGTGTTCTTTGATATATTGCGGGGTAAAAAACCCTCGGCCCTGGGTGCCTGTATTGGGGCGGTGGTAGGTTTGGTAGCTGTAACACCTGCTGCCGGCTTTATTACTGTTTCAAGCTCGTTAATAGTTGGTATTGTATCGGCTGTAGTAAGTAACCTGGTAGTGATCTGGCGTTCAAAAACCAATATTGATGACACCCTTGACGTATTTCCCTGCCACGGTGTTGGCGGCATGATGGGTATGTTATTAACCGGCATATTGGCTACTAAAAGTGTTAACAGCGCTGGTGCAGAAGGTTTATTTTATGGTGAAACCACCCTGTTTGTTAAACACCTGATCGCTTTAGTAGTTGTATCGGCTTTTGCTTTTTTGGGTTCGATGTTATTGCTAAAAATAACTGATTTGATCAGTCCACTACGTGTTACCCCTGAAGAAGAAGTGATAGGCCTCGATATTAGCCAGCACGACGAGGAACTATAA
- a CDS encoding outer membrane beta-barrel family protein encodes MKNFYLLFCFLGAFVFYSSRAQTVPAGARISGKLLDANTGEAVDFATVGLYKVGSDIAAKGTSSNDGGIFNFYNVPFGSYSLRISFVGYDKQIIDRVEVSATHMVANLGTIRLKPSVGNALAEVVISDKKPQIEYSADQITYNVGESLQAEGSVATDILKNVPMVNVDINGNATIAGKRNTRIFIDGKPSDYMTANITDLLNILPSDAIDKIEVMTNPPVKYSADGEGIINIVLKKGYKVGLNGTISMTGGTLGNYNINSYASYRTKTLSLNSSYAFGESQNIGDSYSLRKNFFPDTLFYRNNFSNRDGHNFGHNFRTGMNWDIDSTRNLRFTSNFNFNKSSAESFTDYHYLDELAIESNLNKQNNSSHNNSFNYALTADYSWKITKDGEQLEASALYSANTSGNNRYLSRDYLDGNGLPVIGKSPVEQTYDIDGANHGFEFKMDYDKPLGKPKNSLSAGVSANMRTNNNDQEVNNYNYLLGQYMPNNGLTNRFIFNANIYSAYASLNLHTTNNWSFRIGGRGELTDMGFNLSSLSQKYNIKPYVNIFPNLSASRMFKDKYTVGLSYSERIARPREFALNPQIETSDSTNISFGNPNLRPAFTRQLDLSFGMFEKKWSIYPRLGYSSTSSIIERITTVTPNGVSQSTYDNLSNSQYYTINIYGNYRPNKKINLNGGGTLGRIVYQTTSANAISRDGFSVNARAGITMDLPQRLAFEGNMNYYSNTSAQGHNSGSVSTSFGVRKIFLKNKLKFRIMAINPLSQSNAHSYAEGLNFTRESYSSTRTRNFSMTVSYNFTKVGRNSLEKNRKKDAPPPDVQP; translated from the coding sequence TTGAAAAATTTCTATCTACTCTTCTGTTTTTTAGGTGCTTTTGTTTTTTATAGCTCGCGTGCGCAAACTGTTCCGGCGGGTGCCCGCATAAGTGGAAAATTATTGGATGCTAATACCGGCGAAGCGGTTGACTTTGCTACGGTAGGCCTTTATAAAGTGGGCAGCGATATTGCCGCCAAAGGCACATCAAGTAACGATGGGGGTATCTTTAACTTTTATAATGTGCCATTTGGCAGCTATAGCTTGCGTATTTCTTTTGTAGGCTATGATAAACAAATTATCGACCGCGTTGAAGTAAGCGCTACGCACATGGTAGCCAACCTGGGAACTATTCGTTTGAAACCATCGGTTGGCAATGCATTGGCCGAAGTAGTAATATCTGATAAAAAGCCACAAATAGAATATTCTGCCGACCAGATCACTTATAATGTGGGCGAAAGCCTGCAGGCCGAAGGCAGTGTAGCTACGGATATATTGAAAAATGTACCCATGGTAAATGTAGATATTAATGGTAATGCTACTATTGCAGGTAAACGCAATACCCGGATATTTATTGATGGCAAACCATCAGATTACATGACAGCCAATATTACCGACCTGCTAAACATACTCCCCAGCGACGCAATTGATAAGATCGAGGTAATGACCAATCCGCCGGTAAAATATTCGGCCGATGGTGAGGGGATCATCAATATCGTATTGAAAAAAGGCTATAAGGTTGGGTTGAACGGAACTATTTCTATGACAGGGGGGACGCTTGGAAACTACAACATTAATAGCTACGCTTCCTATCGCACTAAAACCTTGTCGCTAAACAGCAGCTACGCCTTCGGCGAAAGCCAGAATATAGGCGATAGCTATTCGCTTCGAAAGAACTTTTTTCCTGATACGCTTTTTTATCGCAATAACTTTAGCAATCGGGACGGGCATAACTTTGGCCATAACTTCCGCACGGGAATGAACTGGGATATTGATAGTACCCGCAACCTGCGCTTTACATCAAATTTTAATTTCAATAAATCGTCTGCCGAGTCGTTTACAGACTATCATTACCTTGATGAGTTGGCTATTGAGAGTAACCTGAATAAGCAGAATAACAGCAGTCATAACAATTCTTTTAATTACGCGCTTACAGCCGATTATAGCTGGAAGATAACCAAAGATGGCGAGCAACTGGAAGCCAGCGCACTTTATAGTGCCAACACATCTGGGAATAACCGCTATCTGTCGCGCGATTACCTGGATGGTAATGGTCTGCCTGTAATTGGGAAAAGCCCCGTTGAACAAACTTATGATATCGATGGCGCCAACCACGGTTTTGAATTTAAAATGGATTATGATAAGCCGCTGGGTAAACCCAAAAATAGCCTGAGTGCGGGGGTATCGGCAAATATGCGTACGAATAACAACGACCAGGAAGTAAATAATTATAACTACCTGTTGGGTCAATACATGCCGAATAATGGGTTGACCAACCGCTTCATTTTCAACGCCAACATCTATTCGGCATATGCCAGCTTGAATTTGCATACTACCAACAATTGGTCATTCCGTATAGGCGGGCGTGGCGAATTAACCGATATGGGTTTCAATCTGTCGTCACTATCACAGAAGTATAATATTAAACCTTATGTCAATATTTTCCCTAATCTATCGGCCAGCCGCATGTTTAAGGATAAATATACTGTGGGTTTAAGTTATAGTGAGCGTATTGCCCGCCCGCGAGAGTTTGCCCTGAACCCGCAGATAGAAACGTCTGATTCGACCAATATCAGCTTTGGTAACCCCAACCTTCGCCCGGCCTTTACCCGGCAGCTGGACCTGAGTTTTGGCATGTTTGAAAAAAAATGGTCAATTTACCCACGCCTGGGCTATTCCAGTACCAGCAGTATTATTGAACGTATCACCACCGTTACTCCAAATGGGGTATCACAAAGCACTTACGATAATTTATCAAACAGTCAGTATTATACCATAAATATTTACGGTAACTATCGGCCTAATAAAAAGATAAACTTAAATGGCGGCGGAACGCTGGGGCGCATTGTATATCAAACCACCTCGGCCAACGCCATCTCACGCGATGGTTTTAGTGTCAACGCCAGGGCCGGTATAACTATGGATTTGCCGCAAAGGCTTGCTTTTGAAGGGAACATGAATTATTACAGCAACACTTCGGCGCAAGGCCATAACTCGGGCTCGGTAAGCACCAGTTTTGGTGTGCGTAAAATATTTTTAAAAAATAAGTTGAAGTTCAGGATAATGGCTATAAACCCACTTAGCCAAAGTAACGCGCACAGTTATGCCGAAGGCCTTAACTTCACCCGCGAAAGCTACTCCAGCACGCGTACCCGTAACTTCAGTATGACGGTGAGTTATAATTTTACTAAAGTTGGGCGCAACAGTTTAGAAAAAAATCGTAAAAAAGACGCGCCGCCGCCTGATGTGCAGCCATAG
- a CDS encoding MBL fold metallo-hydrolase codes for MSVFICSLNSGSNGNCYYVGNQHEAILVDAGLSCRETEKRMLRAGLSMGKVKAIFVSHEHSDHIRGIPVIAKKYDLPVYITPGTLSNSSWLQVELGRHHVYLLRAFTEISIGDLTITAFPKIHDAMDPHSFIVCCGDIKIGVFTDLGRPCDQLIAHFKQCHAAFLEANYDEQMLDSGRYPWHLKNRIRGGRGHLSNREALQLFLDHRPQHLSHLLLAHLSQDNNNPQLVQQLFDQHANGVHVTVASRHVESAVYCIENGMSTVVNKAEQLAISF; via the coding sequence ATGTCGGTATTTATTTGTTCGCTTAATTCGGGTAGTAACGGTAACTGTTATTACGTTGGCAACCAGCACGAAGCCATATTGGTTGATGCCGGCCTCTCGTGCCGCGAAACCGAAAAGCGCATGTTGCGCGCCGGGCTAAGCATGGGCAAAGTTAAGGCCATCTTCGTATCGCACGAACATTCCGACCATATCCGCGGCATCCCCGTTATTGCTAAAAAGTATGATCTGCCGGTTTATATTACGCCGGGCACGCTCAGTAATTCCAGTTGGCTTCAGGTTGAATTGGGCCGTCACCATGTCTATTTATTACGGGCATTTACCGAGATCAGCATTGGTGATTTAACCATTACCGCATTCCCCAAAATACACGACGCCATGGATCCGCACAGCTTTATAGTTTGCTGCGGTGATATTAAAATAGGTGTGTTTACCGACCTCGGCCGCCCCTGCGATCAGCTTATCGCCCACTTTAAACAATGCCATGCGGCGTTTTTAGAAGCTAACTACGATGAACAAATGCTGGATAGCGGCCGTTACCCATGGCACCTGAAAAACCGCATCCGCGGCGGTCGCGGGCACTTATCCAACCGGGAAGCTTTACAATTATTTTTAGATCACCGTCCACAACATTTAAGTCACCTGCTGCTGGCCCACCTATCGCAGGATAACAACAACCCACAACTGGTTCAGCAGTTGTTTGATCAGCATGCCAACGGCGTACATGTAACTGTAGCATCGCGGCATGTAGAGAGTGCGGTTTATTGTATTGAGAATGGAATGAGCACCGTTGTGAATAAGGCTGAACAGCTGGCAATTAGTTTTTAA
- a CDS encoding MGH1-like glycoside hydrolase domain-containing protein, whose translation MKSSAQPKRLLSLEKLKSNISYFNSIDTETVKNYIPNDKAYDFLAKNIPIFECPDSAIQRIYYYRWWTFRKHLKQTPDGFIFDEFITPVSFSGIYNSGSSALGHQINEGRWLRDTQYIKDYISFWLYVDPKQAKPKFHNFSSWIDDAVYSFYLVNKDKAFVQKILPALDKDYKQWETEKQLPSGLFYQFDVKDAMEESISGSRKDKNRRPTINSYMYGNAMALTKIAALTGNDTLKAKYTAKAAELKKLTQDSLWDAEASFFEAKHPNGKFADAREELGFIPWYFNLPDDKPAYAKQWDQLTDPTGFNALWGITTAERRHPLFRTHGSGHSCEWDGAVWPFATTQTLKGLANLLTNYTNKGSMTSKVFYDELHKYAMSHIKRGVPYLGEYQDEKTGYWLKGDNPRSSYYNHSGFVDLVINDLVGLKPRADNMLELYPLIPQGKWKWFGLDNVLYHGRTISVLWDETGTKYHKGKGLSIYADGKLIYHGSALKHVVVKM comes from the coding sequence ATGAAAAGCAGTGCGCAGCCAAAACGCTTGCTAAGTCTGGAAAAACTGAAAAGCAATATCAGTTATTTCAATTCCATTGATACCGAAACGGTTAAAAATTATATCCCCAATGATAAGGCATACGATTTTCTGGCGAAGAACATCCCTATTTTTGAATGTCCTGATTCGGCCATACAACGTATCTACTATTACCGCTGGTGGACGTTTCGCAAGCACCTGAAACAAACTCCCGATGGCTTTATTTTCGACGAATTTATTACCCCGGTAAGCTTCAGTGGCATTTATAACAGCGGCAGCAGTGCATTGGGTCACCAAATTAATGAAGGCCGCTGGTTGCGTGATACACAATACATTAAAGACTACATCAGCTTTTGGCTGTATGTTGACCCCAAACAGGCTAAACCAAAATTCCACAACTTTAGCAGTTGGATTGATGACGCGGTTTACAGCTTTTACCTGGTTAATAAAGATAAGGCCTTCGTGCAAAAGATATTGCCTGCGCTGGATAAAGATTATAAACAATGGGAAACCGAAAAGCAACTGCCATCGGGGCTATTTTACCAGTTTGATGTGAAAGATGCCATGGAGGAATCCATCAGCGGCAGCAGGAAAGATAAAAACCGCCGGCCAACCATTAACAGTTATATGTATGGCAATGCCATGGCTTTAACTAAAATAGCCGCCTTAACCGGCAACGATACGCTGAAAGCAAAATACACAGCCAAAGCCGCTGAATTAAAAAAACTGACACAGGACAGTTTATGGGATGCTGAAGCCAGCTTTTTTGAGGCTAAACACCCCAATGGCAAATTTGCCGATGCCCGGGAAGAATTGGGTTTTATCCCCTGGTATTTTAACCTGCCCGATGATAAACCTGCCTACGCCAAACAATGGGACCAGCTGACAGATCCCACAGGTTTTAATGCCCTCTGGGGTATTACCACCGCTGAACGCCGCCACCCACTTTTCCGCACACATGGCAGCGGGCATAGCTGCGAATGGGACGGCGCGGTATGGCCTTTCGCCACCACGCAAACTTTAAAAGGTCTGGCTAATCTGCTGACCAACTACACCAACAAAGGCAGTATGACCAGCAAAGTGTTTTATGACGAGTTGCATAAATACGCTATGTCGCACATAAAACGTGGCGTACCGTATTTGGGCGAATACCAGGACGAGAAAACCGGCTATTGGCTTAAAGGCGATAATCCTCGTAGTAGCTATTATAATCACTCGGGTTTTGTTGATTTGGTAATAAATGACCTGGTAGGCCTGAAACCCCGTGCCGATAATATGCTGGAACTATACCCGCTTATCCCGCAAGGAAAATGGAAATGGTTTGGGTTAGATAATGTATTGTATCATGGCCGCACCATCAGCGTATTGTGGGATGAAACTGGTACAAAATATCATAAAGGAAAAGGCTTAAGTATTTATGCAGATGGTAAATTGATATATCACGGAAGTGCTTTGAAGCACGTAGTGGTTAAGATGTAG